In a genomic window of Melitaea cinxia chromosome 25, ilMelCinx1.1, whole genome shotgun sequence:
- the LOC123666059 gene encoding uncharacterized protein LOC123666059, with translation MSSALRINIDGLYINAQALRYNSKKSELLVFKTGKKVYANVPPLYLRGVALNRVERYKYLGHWVSDNLSDDEDLERERRALAVRCNMLAQRFARCTDSVKVTLFEAYCQSFYTCSLWVRYTQRAYNALRVQYNNEFRVLLELPHYCSTSEMFTTRRVDRFNAIIRKRCASTLRRLRISSNGILSTLADRWNSAILRHWIRLHSD, from the exons atgtcgA GTGCACTGCGTATTAATATAGACGGACTATATATTAATGCACAGGCACTCAGATACAACTCGAAAAAGAGTGAACTCCTAGTGTTTAAGACCGGCAAGAAAGTCTATGCGAATGTGCCACCTTTATATCTTCGAGGTGTTGCTTTAAATAGAGTAGAACGTTATAAGTATCTGGGTCACTGGGTTTCGGACAACCTCAGCGATGACGAGGATTTGGAGCGAGAGCGCAGGGCGCTGGCCGTGCGCTGCAACATGCTGGCCCAAAGGTTTGCAAGGTGTACTGATAGTGTGAAGGTAACTCTATTTGAGGCATATTGCCAATCATTCTACACCTGCAGCCTTTGGGTCAGGTATACGCAGCGTGCGTACAACGCCCTGAGAGTCCAGTACAACAATGAATTCAGAGTGCTGCTCGAGTTGCCGCATTACTGCAGTACCTCCGAAATGTTTACTACGAGGCGCGTTGATAGGTTTAATGCCATTATTCGTAAGAGGTGTGCATCCACACTCCGGAGGCTACGAATCAGCTCGAACGGTATTCTGAGTACACTGGCGGACCGCTGGAACTCGGCAATACTGCGCCACTGGATACGGCTACATTCTGACTGA